In Sphingomonas sp. M1-B02, the sequence ATCTGCCGTCGCGGCGGTTGCTCGAGAAGCTCGGCTTCAAGCTGGAGGGCATCCTGCGCGGCGAGTGGGAGACGCATATCGGGGTGCGCGATACCGCGCTGTATGGCTTGTTGCGGTACGAGTGGGCATGGCCGCGCCGGACCTGAACGATCCCGCCCAGCGCGCGGCATACCATCGCGAGCTGCGCGGGGTGGGCGTGAAGCTGCGCCGCGCGGGGTTGGGACTTTCGCTGCTCGGGGCGCTGCTGGTGCTGTCGCATCGCCGCGGGGTGGAGGCGGTGCCGCTGTGGCTGGGCGCGGGGGTGCTGGGCATTGGCGTGCTGGTGATGGTCGCGGCGATTTCTACGCGGATGGCGTATCACCGGCTGCGGATGCGGAATTAGGGCGCGCCGAAGTCCAGCTCCGCCGCACGCCCGATCAGCCCCACGAAGCGGAGCGTATCGACGTCGCGCGCGGGATCGTTCCAGCTGCCGGTGAGTGCGTACCAGTCGCCATCCTTCGCCTGGAGCAGCAGCGTGAGGTTCAGCACGCCCGGCTCCGAGCCGCCCTTGAAGCCGACCCACTGCCAGCCTGACGCCACGTTGCGCGGGATGCCGGGGTTTTTCGAGAGGATCGCGCGGGCCTCGGCACCAGCGGGCCCTTCGCTGTTGCGGCGGAGCCAGTCCATCACCCGCACGAGATCGGCAGGGCTCATATACCATTCGAGCGTATCGATCATCACCGGCTTGCCGTCGCGGAACAGGTCCGGCCGGATCAGCAGCGCCGGCGCGTCGGCGATCTCGCGGTCGAGCATGCGCCGCCGCCCGGCTTCGTCGAGCGCGAGATAGCGGGGGGCGAGATCGGCAATCCCCTTGAGCTTGAACATCTCCATCGTCGAGAGGAACGGCCGGTTGCGCGGGTCCGGCGCGGCCCCGACCACGGGGAGCATCGCCTCGACCCTCTCGCGGCCGAGCGTCTTCAGCAGGATATCGGTCGCGCTGTTGTCGCTGATCGAGATCATCTGGGTGGCGAGCTCGCGCAGGCTCACCTGGGTGCCCTTGGGCTTGAGGTTATAGCCGCCGGCCGGGAGCATCGAGCCATCGAGCGTGACCAGATCGTCCCATTTGCGCTCGTTCGCAGTGGTGGCGCGGACGAGTTCGGCGAGGATGACCAGCTTGAAGGCGGAGCCGATCGCGAAGCGCTGCTCGGGCTGGTGGAAGGCGAGCAATTGCGGTGTGCTGTCGCCCAGTTTCGCAAGCGCGAAGCCAGTGGCGCCGGGTAGCGTGCGGAGTGCGGCGGCGACTTCGTCGAGCGTCCTTTCGCGTCCGCTCATGCCGAGCACGCGCAGCCCGGTGACCTGGTGCGGCGGCCGGGGATCGAGGACCAGCGCGATCGACGCGACGGCATTGCGATAGGCGACCTTCACAAGTCCGGAGAAAGGGGTTTGCGGCTCGATCGATTCGATCCCGACGATCGGTCCCCCGGTAGCGGCAAGCTGCGCGTTGACAGGATCGAGCTTGGCTTTGGGAATTGCGGTCCGGAAACCGGGAGCGAACAGGGCGTCATAGTCGCCGGCGCCGCCGAGGATGGCGACCAGTTCCCTGGCCCTGGCCGCCAGCGCGGGATCGGCGCGGACCGGTGCGGCGGCAGGCGCGGGGGCGGACTGGGGCTGCGCCGCGGCCGGAAGCGGCGCCACGAGGGCAAGGATGGGGAGCAGCAGGGACAGTCGCATAGACACCTCTCTGGCAGGGTTGTTCGCTACGGTATGGCAAGGGCGGGCCGGGAGCATCACGCGATTTCTCCCCGATCGAGCGCATCGATGCTGCGCTGTAGACGCCGCGCGGCGGCGCGATTGAGCAGATGGATACCCCCGAACACCGCGCCGACGATGAGGGCGCCGATGCCGGCCAGGCCCCAGGCCGTTGCGGGCGGCATCTGCTCGGCGGAGGCACGCGCCACCGCCACCAAGTATAGCATGACGCCCGGCACAGCGGGGGCGAGATACCAGCGCCAGACGCTGGCGAGCGAATCGCGTTGGGCGACAAGCATCTCCCGGTGGTACTGGAGGCTGGGCGTGCCGAGTGCGGGGTCGATCGCCTTCGGGCGCCGCTGCCATAGATTGTGCATCACCGCGGCGGTGCCCAAGATTATCGCAACGCACGCAATCCGGATGAGCCAGTCGTCCGATCGCAGCGCGGTATGGGCGAATATGCCCGTCACCAGCAGCCCCGCGGCATATTCGATCGCATCGCGGCGCCACAAGGTGCGGCGCAGGCGAGCGTCGGCGGCGGCCAGCGCGGCGGAATCGGGCACAACGGCGTCGTGATGCTGCTGCACCCACAAAGCGGAAATCGAGTCGGTCATGCTTGCTCCTCCGACCGGAAGCGGCGCGCGAGAAGCGCCTTGATGCGGTGAACCTTTACCGAGACGGTGCCGCGGGCGATGCCGGTGACGTCGGCGATCGAGGCGGCGTCGAGCCCTTCGAGATAGAGCAGGATCACCTGACGATCGGGCGGCTCGAGGGCGCGGATCAGCGCGTTGAGCCGCGCCAGCAGCTGGGCCTGGCCGACCTCGGCTTCGGGATCGTCGGCCGCGAGCAGGGCATCGGCGGCGTCGAGCCCGACCAGCTTTGCCCGGCGGCTGCTGCGTGCGACATGGCTGGCGGCGACATTGTGCGCGACGCGGTACACCCAGGTCGAGACCGCGCAGGCGCCGTCGAAGCGTGCGAAGCTGCGCCAAAGCGCGACATGGATTTCCTGTTCGAGATCGCGCGCCTGCTCGGGATTGGCTTCGACCGCGCGGGCGAGGCGGGCGATCGCGGGCGCGTGCGCGGCGCTTGCCTGTGCGTAGCGCGTGTCCTGTCCGCCTGGCCCCATCGTCGTCCTGCTCCCCGGTTTCGAAGCTTTAGTCGCGGGTGGGGGCAATTGCTTACGGGGAGGTGTGAAAAAATTTGGATGATCCTCTTCCGCCAGGGGGAGGATGGGCTGCTCAGGCGTTGGTCAGGCGTCGATGACTTCCTCGTCGAGCCGCGCGGCATTTTCCTGGATGAAGGCGAAGCGGTGCGCTGGATTGTTGCCCATCAGCCGGTCGACCAGATCCTTCACGCCCGCGCGCTCCTCATATTCCTGGGGGAGGGTGATGCGCAGCAGGCTCCGGCTGGCCGGGTCCATCGTCGTCTCCTTGAGCTGGTTCGGGTTCATCTCGCCCAGCCCCTTGAAGCGGCTGACCTCGACCTTCTTGCCTTTGAATTCCTTCGCCTCGATCTCGAGCCGATGGGCGTCGTCGCGCGCGTAGAGGCTCTTCGAGCCCACCGTCAGCCGATAGAGCGGCGGCTGGGCGAGATACAGATTCCCGTTGCGGACGATGTCGGCCATTTCCTGGAAGAAGAAGGTCATCAGCAGCGTGGCGATATGCGCGCCGTCGACATCGGCGTCGGTCATGATGATGATGCGTTCGTAGCGCAGCTGGCTGGCGTCGCAGTCCTTGCGCGTACCGCAGCCCATCGCCAGGATCAGGTCGGCGATTTCGAGATTTGCGAGAATCTTCGCGCTGGTGGCGGAGGCGACGTTGAGGATCTTGCCGCGGATCGGCAGGATCGCCTGGGTCTTGCGATCGCGCGCCTGCTTGGCCGAGCCGCCGGCCGAATCCCCCTCGACGATGAACAATTCGGTGCCCTTGGGATCGTCCGACGAGCAATCGGTGAGCTTGCCGGGGAGGCGGAGCTTACGCGCCGACGTGGCGGTCTTGCGCTTCACCTCGCGCTCGGCCTTGCGCTTGAGCCGCTCGTCCATGCGCTCGAGGACATAGGCCAGCAACGCCTTGCCGCGGTCCATCCGGTCGGCAAGATAATGATCGAAATGGTCGCGGACCGCCTTTTCGACGAGGCCCGCGGCCTCGGGCGAGGTCAGGCGATCCTTGGTCTGGCTCTGGAATTGCGGCTCGCGGATGAAGACCGAGAGCATCAGCTCGCTGCCGACCATCAGATCGTCGGCGGTGATGTCCTTGGCCTTTTTCTGGCCGACCAGCTCGCCGAACGCGCGGATGCCGCGGGTGAGTGCGGTGCGCAGCCCCTGCTCGTGGGTGCCGCCGTCGGGGGTGGGGATCGTGTTGCAATACCAGCTGTAGCTGCCGTCGCTCCACAACGGCCAGGCGACCGCCCATTCGACTCGGCCCTGCGCCTCGCCGGGGAAATCCTGCGACCCGGAGAAGAATTCAGCGGTGGCGCATTCGCGGCCGGCGACTTGCTCCTTGAGATGATCGGCCAGGCCGCCGGGGAATTGGAACACCGCCTCGGCTGGCGTGTCGTCCCCGATCAGCTCGGGCGCGCATTTCCAGCGTATCTCGACGCCGGCGAACAGATAGGCCTTGGACCGCGCGAGCTTGTAGAGCCGCGCCGGCTTGAAGTGCATTTCGGGCCCGAAGATTTCGGGATCGGGGGTGAAGGCGACGCTGGTGCCGCGGCGATTGGGGGTGCCGCCGAGATGCTCGAGCGGGCCCTGGGTGAGCCCCTTGCTGAATCGCTGGCGATAGAGCTGCTTGTCGCGCGCCACTTCGATGACGGTGTCGATCGAGAGCGCGTTGACGACGCTGACGCCGACGCCGTGGAGGCCGCCGCTTGTCGCATAGGCCTTGCCGTCGAACTTGCCGCCCGAATGGAGCGTCGAGAGGATGACCTCCAGCGCCGACTTGTCGGGGAATTTGGGGTGCGGATCGACCGGGATGCCGCGGCCATTGTCGACGATCGTCAGCCGGTTGCCGGGCTCGAGCGTGATCTCGATCCGGCTGGCGTGGCCGGCGACTGCCTCGTCCATCGCATTATCGAGCACTTCGGCGGCGAGATGGTGGAGCGCGCGCTCGTCGGTCCCGCCGATATACATGCCGGGGCGCCGCCGGACTGGCTCCAGCCCCTCCAGCACTTCGATCGAGGAGGCGTCATAGGTGTCGGAGGGGACGCCGGGCGCGGCAAACAGATCTTCAGCCATGGGGGCGGTATAGGGTCACGGGAATCGGGCGCGCAAGGCGGGGTGCACCGGAGGCTGTGGACGAGGCGGGGTCAGGGCCGGCCGCAGGTCGCGAGGATGGCGGCGAGCGCGGGCATATCCTTGAGGATGCTGCCGATGCTGCGGGCTTCGCCCTCGGACGCGGTGCCAAGATCAAAGGTCTGGATTTGCTGCAGGAACATGGTCGCCTCCTTCTTCGTGCGAACGGATATAGGCTGCGATCAATGCCTGAGCAAGAACAAAAGAGGAACAACGTTGCGGCCGGCTTCTGCTGCAATGCGGCGAATGGAGCAACTCGCGGAGTCCGGCTTCGTTATCCGGGGCCTTAGTATAACCGGAGTAACCTATGCGTACCCTCAACGGCGCCCTGCTCGGCGCCATCGGCCTCATGGCATTCACCGCCCCCGCCTTCGCCCAAGACCAGGAATTCAGCGGACCCTATATCGGCGGTTCGCTCGGCCACACCTTCCAGCGCAGCGACAATGACGAAACCGTCCAGTTCGACCGTGACCTCAACGGCAGCTTCGGCGATACCGTGGTGACCTCGGCGACCAACGCGCCCAACGCCTTCTCGCCCGGCTTCTGCGGCGGCACCGCGACCAGCAGCGCGCCGGGCACCGGCTGCGGCGACGATCGCGACAGCACCAGCTATGCGGCACGGCTCGGCTTCGACGTCCAGCGCGGCAATTTCGTCGTCGGCGTGGTGGGCGATATCGGCCGGACCGAGATCAGCGACAGCGTCACCGCCTTCAGCACGACGCCCGCGAGCTATACGATGACTCGCTCGATCGACTGGAACGCCGGCCTGCGCCTGCGCGCGGGCTATGCAGCCGGCGGCCGCACGCTGATCTATGCGACCGGCGGCGGCGCCTATGCCAAGGTCGATCATGACTTCGCGACCAGCAACCGCGCCAATTCGTTCACCGTGACCAGCGAAGACAAGGACGTCTGGGGCTGGGCAGCCGGCGGCGGCGTCGAGCAGAAGGTCGGCACCAACTTCTCGATCGGCGTGGAGTATCTCTACACGCGTTTGAACGACGACGATTACAGCGTCCGCGCCGGCGCGCTGACCAGCCCGGCGACGCCGGCGAACAATCCGTTCCTGCTGGGTGCCGCCGGCACGGACTTCCGCCGCAGCGACAATCGCTTCGAGACGCACGGCGT encodes:
- a CDS encoding serine hydrolase; translated protein: MRLSLLLPILALVAPLPAAAQPQSAPAPAAAPVRADPALAARARELVAILGGAGDYDALFAPGFRTAIPKAKLDPVNAQLAATGGPIVGIESIEPQTPFSGLVKVAYRNAVASIALVLDPRPPHQVTGLRVLGMSGRERTLDEVAAALRTLPGATGFALAKLGDSTPQLLAFHQPEQRFAIGSAFKLVILAELVRATTANERKWDDLVTLDGSMLPAGGYNLKPKGTQVSLRELATQMISISDNSATDILLKTLGRERVEAMLPVVGAAPDPRNRPFLSTMEMFKLKGIADLAPRYLALDEAGRRRMLDREIADAPALLIRPDLFRDGKPVMIDTLEWYMSPADLVRVMDWLRRNSEGPAGAEARAILSKNPGIPRNVASGWQWVGFKGGSEPGVLNLTLLLQAKDGDWYALTGSWNDPARDVDTLRFVGLIGRAAELDFGAP
- a CDS encoding RNA polymerase sigma factor, whose protein sequence is MGPGGQDTRYAQASAAHAPAIARLARAVEANPEQARDLEQEIHVALWRSFARFDGACAVSTWVYRVAHNVAASHVARSSRRAKLVGLDAADALLAADDPEAEVGQAQLLARLNALIRALEPPDRQVILLYLEGLDAASIADVTGIARGTVSVKVHRIKALLARRFRSEEQA
- the parE gene encoding DNA topoisomerase IV subunit B; amino-acid sequence: MAEDLFAAPGVPSDTYDASSIEVLEGLEPVRRRPGMYIGGTDERALHHLAAEVLDNAMDEAVAGHASRIEITLEPGNRLTIVDNGRGIPVDPHPKFPDKSALEVILSTLHSGGKFDGKAYATSGGLHGVGVSVVNALSIDTVIEVARDKQLYRQRFSKGLTQGPLEHLGGTPNRRGTSVAFTPDPEIFGPEMHFKPARLYKLARSKAYLFAGVEIRWKCAPELIGDDTPAEAVFQFPGGLADHLKEQVAGRECATAEFFSGSQDFPGEAQGRVEWAVAWPLWSDGSYSWYCNTIPTPDGGTHEQGLRTALTRGIRAFGELVGQKKAKDITADDLMVGSELMLSVFIREPQFQSQTKDRLTSPEAAGLVEKAVRDHFDHYLADRMDRGKALLAYVLERMDERLKRKAEREVKRKTATSARKLRLPGKLTDCSSDDPKGTELFIVEGDSAGGSAKQARDRKTQAILPIRGKILNVASATSAKILANLEIADLILAMGCGTRKDCDASQLRYERIIIMTDADVDGAHIATLLMTFFFQEMADIVRNGNLYLAQPPLYRLTVGSKSLYARDDAHRLEIEAKEFKGKKVEVSRFKGLGEMNPNQLKETTMDPASRSLLRITLPQEYEERAGVKDLVDRLMGNNPAHRFAFIQENAARLDEEVIDA
- a CDS encoding outer membrane protein → MRTLNGALLGAIGLMAFTAPAFAQDQEFSGPYIGGSLGHTFQRSDNDETVQFDRDLNGSFGDTVVTSATNAPNAFSPGFCGGTATSSAPGTGCGDDRDSTSYAARLGFDVQRGNFVVGVVGDIGRTEISDSVTAFSTTPASYTMTRSIDWNAGLRLRAGYAAGGRTLIYATGGGAYAKVDHDFATSNRANSFTVTSEDKDVWGWAAGGGVEQKVGTNFSIGVEYLYTRLNDDDYSVRAGALTSPATPANNPFLLGAAGTDFRRSDNRFETHGVRATAAYRF